The Brassica napus cultivar Da-Ae chromosome C7, Da-Ae, whole genome shotgun sequence genomic interval TGATGTCGGAGGAGAAGCCAGAGAGTCGACGTCCGAGAAAACTCCAAAGAAGTCCGAAGATCTTCTTCCCGTGGTGATTGCTCTAACGAGCGTTTGAGAGTCCGTTCTAAGACAGATTTTGGTGAGCTTTAAACATTGTTCTATTTAGATGTTTTCTCGAATTAGAACTATCATTATTAACACATGTACCAACTTCTTTTAAGAACATTGGTGGCCTAATTTTCATTACAAACACCATTAAACACGACTGTTGACAAGTATATGCTGAAGTTATCGAGCAGAATGGatcttattgttttaaaattttcaatccttAGTATTTGAAACCAGTTTCTCAAACGAATGTAGAAAAAATCTTGTATGGTTCCGTACACGATAATGTATATCACATTCTCTGACAAAACCATGTTCAAGCATGCACTTTCAAAAGGTTGTGTATCATTCATACGATTTGACTTATAATCTTTTTTCAGAGCCCTAATTATCTATGTATCACATGAAAATTTAGCCTCAgactatatttttaataatgtttaTAACAAATTGTAGTCAAAAGTTAAACATCTTTATTTCTGTTTAATGTTAAAAATGTTGAAGCCTCTGAAAAATAGTACAAATTAAGTTGCAcaagaatcaataaaaaaatttagggaATCGTTAAACAAATAGAGGAATGCTTTTTCTTGCATTAATCAACTTCTCTCACAAAATCAAGATCTGCGAGGAAAACATTACAAGctttttaatttacaaatcCAATTAAACTCATGGAATCTATATCTCATTCAGGTTTCTTTCTTGTTAGACGAGTAAACCAGCTCGTAAAAACCCTAGATAGGCTTaaaaatagaagaagaaaaaacttaaaaagagagaagagatgcTATTTTCTCGTAAGGAAGCTTCTGCTTCGTCAACCATCTTCTTCtgcatcttcttcaaatggtttACTAAAAATTTCATCGGATCATTGAGGTAAGGTTCTGGAAGACAAGTTCATCACAAGGAATGGTGAGACCCATATCGTGGTCAAATCCAAACTCTTCCTCAGCTCGTCTTAAGAGAGATTGGAACTCAGGGTGAGTCAAGAAGGAGACTGGGACAATGTATCTGCTTCTGTTATCTCCGACATAGACAGGAAAGTGCCCCTTTGGTACGTCTAGTGGGAGGAAATCTTCATCGTATTCTCCTCCATTCTTCTTTCCCAAGCTCGAGCATCTCTTTAGAATCTTCTTCAGCATTGCCGTCTGAGTTACTTTTGAAGATTTCTTCATTATGGCCATTTGTCTTTGGGTTATTGAGAGAGAAAAGCTTTTTGTTGTGTTTGAAAGGATAGAGAGAGTTGGGAAGGAGATGGGTATTGAGGAGTTGAGGtgcatatatttataaataaagatTTTGTATATGTATGTGGCTGTACATACTCTTGTGTGTGTAGAGAGAGAAGGATATGAAGACATGTGCATATGTTTAGAAGGAGAAGGTGGGAGCCAAAATGGCAAAGCCAGCTGTGGATTTAATTTCATTGTTGGTCCTCTTTGTGACATTGTGGCCCCTTCTGATCTCCTGGTCCTTACCAAGATAcaccatatatatacatactatATATCCTTATATATATTTCCTATCTCCCTTTTCTTTGCTTAAATATTCACTTCAAACACGTATGTATGACTACCTGAATTAATTAATcggaaacaaaaagagaaatattttttctcaatACTCTAAGCTATGCCTATACGTGATACCCACCCTACTCCAACCTTCTAAATCAGTTAGTTTCATCTAGAGAGGGAATATATCTATACACTAGCTAAACTGAATCGTTTCACTATATATAATAATGGCCAAATTTATTATAGTTTATCCCTGTTGATCATTagtaataaacattaaaattctGCATCACCTTTCTAATTATATTAACATAccaataactaaaaaaatagtataaattatgACAACTTGacaatttttaataagaagTTTGGTTTCTTTGGACCATAATTTTGATTCGGAGATATACAATGTGTAATGTTAGTTGCAGACTTGCAATGTCCAATGTAACTCTAATTTGCGCTTACTACATCTTCCAATGGCTAAGTGACTACCATCCctgttaattttattattttgaaatatttgatatatctatatgtaatatttaaggAGGATGATAGACAGGCTGCAGGCATATAATATCAAATTTGCTCTGGGGAAGGCAAAAGAGTCGGAGAAGGTTGTTCTTGGGAATAAACATACGTATAAAGTTAGAAAACATATTCACTAAAAGAACCATAAAAGTATTCATAATCcatattacataaaaatatttcacatgTACTAATGTAATGTAATATATccctcaaaaaaatattaatgtgaTATGTATGATATGAAAACATGTTATCATGTGCTACATGATACAACTTGCAAAATGTCAATGTAACCGATTATATTGTTGGCACTTATGATGATTTTTCACTCTTTATCAAAATATGATAtactaactttttttgttttgatagaAATAAACTAAGAAGTTAGAAGTAATTTAAACGGTTACA includes:
- the LOC111207685 gene encoding auxin-responsive protein SAUR50; translated protein: MSQRGPTMKLNPQLALPFWLPPSPSKHMHMSSYPSLSTHTRVCTATYIYKIFIYKYMHLNSSIPISFPTLSILSNTTKSFSLSITQRQMAIMKKSSKVTQTAMLKKILKRCSSLGKKNGGEYDEDFLPLDVPKGHFPVYVGDNRSRYIVPVSFLTHPEFQSLLRRAEEEFGFDHDMGLTIPCDELVFQNLTSMIR